ATTGATGCAATTAGTTTATTGATTGGTGGGAGAGGATCTGCAGAGTTTGTCCGTCATGGAGCCAATCGTTCTGAAATCCAAGGCTTATTCCACATCGACAACTTATCCCATGAAATCTATTATAAGGCAGAGCAACTAGGGATCGAAATTAGCGAAGATCAGATGATTGTTTTACAACGTGATATAACATCACAGGGGAAAAGCATTTGTAGAGTAAATGGAAAGCTTGTTACTTTAGGTATTCTTCGAGAACTTGGGGAAAATTTAGTGGACATTCATGGTCAGCATGAACACCAACATTTAATGCAAGCAGAAAGGCATCTATCTCTACTAGACCAATTTGCTGGTGACAAGATCACGAGTTCACTACTTGAATATAAGCAGCTCTTTAAAAGTTTTACTCAGCTTAGCGCTAGGGTAAAACAGTTTTCAGAGAATGAGCAGAAGTTAGCTCAACGTTTAGATTTACTTCAATATCAATTGAATGAAATTGAAAAAGCCAAATTAAAACCTGAAGAGGACATACATTTATCAGAAGAGCGGTTTAAGCTTGCGAATAGTGAGAAATTATATAAAACGATTCATGATAGTTATCATGCTTTATATGGAGATGGGAAAGGTCTAGATTGGATTTTATTTGCCATGAACAACGTGGAGGATGCCGCAAACCTTGATAAAGAACTAAAGGGTTTAAAAGAGACAATAAGTAACTGCTATTATTTATTGGAGGAAGCTACATTTTCATTAAGGGATTATTATGAAGGAATAGAGTTTCATCCCGAACGTCTAAACATGGTTGAAGCTAGGTTAAATGAGATTACTCAGTTGAAACGAAAGTACGGAGCTGATGTCACAAATATTTTAGAATATTCAGCTAAGATCGAAGAAGAAATCGATACCTTATTAAACAGGGAAGAAAAAATTCAAGAACTGGAGACTCAGCGAGATAGTGTATGTGAGGATCTTTTTGTTGAGGCATCAAACCTAACAGAACTGAGACAGGCTGTTGCAAATGAATTAGTGGAGAAAATTCACCAACAGTTAAAAGATTTATTTATGGAAAAAACCAAGTTCCAAGTTGAGATATCTGAAAGATCTTCATCTGTTAGAGATCCACTTATTAATGGTAAGCATGTTCATTTTCACGAAGCGGGTATTGATAAAGTTGAATTTCTACTCTCAACTAACCCCGGTGAACCGATAAAGCCGTTAGCAAAGATTGCCTCAGGAGGAGAAATTTCTAGAATTATGCTTGCTTTAAAATCAATCTTCTCCATACACCGTGGAATAACGTCTCTAATTTTTGACGAAGTTGACACAGGTGTTAGTGGTCGCGTAGCACAAGCAATCGCGGAGAAGATATATAATATATCAAAAAACTCCCAGGTACTTTGTATCACTCATTTGCCTCAAGTAGCAGCAATGGCTTCCTCCCACTTATACATTTCCAAAGAGCAGCTAGAAAACAAAACAGTTACAAAAGTAACCACCTTAT
This region of Anaerobacillus alkaliphilus genomic DNA includes:
- the recN gene encoding DNA repair protein RecN, whose amino-acid sequence is MLVELSIRNFAIIENLTVPFEKGLTVLTGETGAGKSIIIDAISLLIGGRGSAEFVRHGANRSEIQGLFHIDNLSHEIYYKAEQLGIEISEDQMIVLQRDITSQGKSICRVNGKLVTLGILRELGENLVDIHGQHEHQHLMQAERHLSLLDQFAGDKITSSLLEYKQLFKSFTQLSARVKQFSENEQKLAQRLDLLQYQLNEIEKAKLKPEEDIHLSEERFKLANSEKLYKTIHDSYHALYGDGKGLDWILFAMNNVEDAANLDKELKGLKETISNCYYLLEEATFSLRDYYEGIEFHPERLNMVEARLNEITQLKRKYGADVTNILEYSAKIEEEIDTLLNREEKIQELETQRDSVCEDLFVEASNLTELRQAVANELVEKIHQQLKDLFMEKTKFQVEISERSSSVRDPLINGKHVHFHEAGIDKVEFLLSTNPGEPIKPLAKIASGGEISRIMLALKSIFSIHRGITSLIFDEVDTGVSGRVAQAIAEKIYNISKNSQVLCITHLPQVAAMASSHLYISKEQLENKTVTKVTTLSKENQVEEIARMLSGAETTPLTRESAKELLSQANKIKDVYVKLTN